The Aeromicrobium yanjiei genome includes a region encoding these proteins:
- a CDS encoding sterol carrier family protein — MARYSPLTHEEFAAICARLDAGTGTRQDLKAATKHLAALLVQRAPGASVEVRIPPFAAVQCIAGARHTRGTPPAVVEMDAPTWIALGRGRLAWSQASIRASGERSDLSHLLPLDEA, encoded by the coding sequence ATGGCCCGGTACTCCCCCCTCACGCACGAGGAGTTCGCGGCGATCTGCGCCCGGCTGGACGCCGGGACCGGGACCCGGCAGGACCTGAAGGCCGCCACCAAGCACCTGGCGGCGCTGCTGGTGCAGCGAGCGCCCGGCGCCAGCGTCGAGGTGCGGATCCCCCCGTTTGCGGCCGTGCAGTGCATCGCGGGCGCACGCCACACCCGTGGCACCCCACCGGCGGTCGTCGAGATGGACGCCCCCACGTGGATCGCGCTCGGGCGGGGTCGACTCGCCTGGTCGCAGGCCTCGATCCGGGCGTCGGGGGAGCGGTCGGACCTGTCGCACCTGCTGCCCCTCGACGAGGCCTGA
- a CDS encoding glycerophosphodiester phosphodiesterase: MALVSAHRGGVGGDRRAQNTLAAFESAIAMGCDYVEFDVRLTADGTPVIFHDDELDDDAVLRSIARHRLEQFTGVLVTLESVLDVIRGRIKAHVDLKVPGHEIETVSRVVEVLGVENVVVTTSEDASVRRLVAWSREHAPGMLVGLSSGPRSSRDHRLARWWVAAESAFPRTRVRLSRANVVVAHKVVARWSLKAYARRRGLPLIVWTVDRPDELARWMNDPDVWMVTTNHPERAFAARR; this comes from the coding sequence ATGGCCCTGGTGTCGGCGCACCGCGGGGGCGTCGGCGGTGATCGCCGCGCCCAGAACACCCTCGCTGCGTTCGAGTCGGCCATCGCGATGGGCTGCGACTACGTCGAGTTCGACGTCCGGCTCACCGCCGACGGCACGCCGGTCATCTTCCACGACGACGAGCTCGACGACGACGCCGTCCTGCGCTCGATCGCGCGGCACCGGCTCGAGCAGTTCACCGGCGTCCTGGTGACCCTCGAGAGCGTGCTCGACGTGATCCGCGGACGCATCAAGGCGCACGTCGACCTCAAGGTCCCCGGCCACGAGATCGAGACCGTCTCCCGCGTCGTGGAGGTGCTGGGGGTCGAGAACGTCGTGGTCACGACGTCCGAGGACGCCTCGGTGCGCCGGCTCGTGGCGTGGTCACGAGAGCATGCGCCGGGGATGCTGGTCGGGCTGTCGTCGGGCCCGCGGTCGTCACGCGACCACCGGCTCGCGCGCTGGTGGGTCGCGGCCGAGTCGGCGTTCCCCCGCACCCGGGTGCGCCTGAGCCGGGCCAACGTCGTGGTCGCGCACAAGGTCGTGGCCCGGTGGTCGCTCAAGGCGTACGCCCGGCGGCGGGGCCTGCCGCTGATCGTCTGGACCGTCGACCGGCCCGACGAGCTCGCGCGCTGGATGAACGACCCCGATGTCTGGATGGTGACCACCAACCACCCCGAGCGCGCGTTCGCCGCCCGGCGGTGA
- a CDS encoding glycoside hydrolase domain-containing protein — MRLVPSPTSRLTITGLLTGLAASVLLSTPASAASPPPAPGDFTGHGFDACVAPSQSVMDTWNLRSPFSAVGIYVSGNSRYCGDKYQPNLKASWVTKNAANGWRFMPIHVGRQAPCFKNNPQSRVQKKRMSVNVAKARGQAQAEAKETIAALKKYGFAKGTHSYLDIEWYARTAACDRIVLEFADAWTEYLHAKGYKSGVYSSGSAAIAAIDQARASKRKGFTLPDQMWLAWVNKKADTKGGPYLSDAGWKQQRIHQYHNDIDVTYGGKKLAIDKNYLDVGRGSVAVKQSLPCKKRMTFNAYPTLKVGSKGAEVAALECLLKSQRLLKSVDTTFGTGTAKALDKYRATKGWGATGRTTRATWTALLAHGTNPRVLKYGSVGQSVWRLQRSLIAAGVRPRMTGVYDNNTVKAVQAYRKARKLSSYTTTESTVWAQLQRGKTV, encoded by the coding sequence ATGCGCCTGGTGCCTTCCCCCACCTCGCGGCTCACGATCACCGGTCTCCTGACCGGCCTGGCCGCGTCCGTCCTCCTGTCCACCCCCGCCTCCGCGGCCTCCCCGCCGCCGGCTCCCGGCGACTTCACGGGGCACGGCTTCGACGCGTGCGTCGCGCCGAGCCAGAGCGTCATGGACACCTGGAACCTCCGCTCCCCGTTCAGCGCGGTCGGCATCTACGTGTCGGGCAACTCGCGCTACTGCGGTGACAAGTACCAGCCCAACCTGAAGGCGTCGTGGGTCACCAAGAACGCCGCCAACGGCTGGCGCTTCATGCCGATCCACGTCGGCCGCCAGGCGCCGTGCTTCAAGAACAACCCCCAGAGCCGGGTCCAGAAGAAGCGCATGTCGGTCAACGTCGCCAAGGCCCGCGGCCAGGCCCAGGCCGAGGCCAAGGAGACGATCGCCGCGCTGAAGAAGTACGGATTCGCGAAGGGCACCCACTCCTATCTCGACATCGAGTGGTACGCCCGGACCGCCGCGTGCGACCGCATCGTGCTGGAGTTCGCCGATGCGTGGACCGAGTACCTCCACGCGAAGGGCTACAAGTCCGGCGTCTACTCCAGCGGCTCGGCGGCGATCGCCGCGATCGACCAGGCCCGCGCCTCCAAGCGCAAGGGATTCACGCTCCCCGACCAGATGTGGCTCGCGTGGGTCAACAAGAAGGCCGACACCAAGGGCGGACCGTACCTGTCCGACGCGGGCTGGAAGCAGCAGCGGATCCACCAGTACCACAACGACATCGACGTGACGTACGGCGGCAAGAAGCTCGCGATCGACAAGAACTACCTCGACGTGGGCCGTGGATCGGTCGCCGTCAAGCAGTCGCTGCCGTGCAAGAAGCGGATGACGTTCAACGCCTACCCGACCCTGAAGGTCGGCAGCAAGGGCGCCGAGGTGGCCGCGCTGGAGTGCCTGCTGAAGTCGCAGCGCCTGCTGAAGTCGGTCGACACGACGTTCGGCACCGGCACCGCGAAGGCCCTGGACAAGTACCGCGCGACGAAGGGCTGGGGCGCCACGGGCCGCACCACCCGGGCGACCTGGACCGCCCTGCTCGCGCACGGCACCAACCCCCGCGTGCTCAAGTACGGCTCCGTGGGCCAGTCGGTGTGGCGCCTGCAGCGCTCCCTGATCGCCGCCGGCGTACGTCCGCGCATGACCGGCGTCTACGACAACAACACGGTCAAGGCGGTCCAGGCGTACCGCAAGGCGCGCAAGCTGTCGTCGTACACCACGACCGAGTCCACGGTCTGGGCCCAGCTGCAGCGCGGCAAGACCGTCTGA
- a CDS encoding long-chain-fatty-acid--CoA ligase — translation MTATIPPATFLSDFLAARAAERPDQPCWVFGERTWSWGQAHDSVRRAAGALQADGVRRGDRVAVLDKNNPAVLQVLLGGCHLGAATTVVNWRLAGDELDYVLNDCGARIVFVGHQLLDQLALVRDRLEHVEKIVVVGGEDDELEAWLAAGTPTDRQPGVEPGDVCVVMYSSGTTGRPKGVQLTQSAMVEHSLNGAGDTRYDDGDMLLVAMPMFHVGGTSYALLGPALGVPGYIVPEVEASLMAAGIMAGATHAFLVPAVVAALVAAGPQAMALFGRLKAVGYGAAPMPLPVLRAALDAWPDTEFQQVYGMTEFGGVITVLDDAAHRDDEHPERLVSAGRPVPKAEMRIVDPTTLEDVPAGRSGEVWFRTPQATIGYIGRPEATAELITPDGWIRTGDLGRVDEDGFLFIEDRLKDMIITGGENVYSPEVERVLAEHPAVAEIAIIGVPDDRWGETVKAVVAFRPGASATADELIAFARERLAGYKVPSSIDVVEALPRNPSGKILKRDLRKPYWGDGSRQV, via the coding sequence ATGACCGCGACGATCCCGCCCGCCACCTTCTTGTCGGACTTCCTCGCCGCGCGAGCCGCGGAGCGGCCCGACCAGCCCTGCTGGGTGTTCGGCGAGCGGACCTGGAGCTGGGGCCAGGCCCACGACTCGGTCCGCCGGGCGGCCGGCGCCCTGCAGGCCGACGGCGTACGTCGTGGCGACCGGGTCGCGGTGCTGGACAAGAACAACCCGGCCGTGCTGCAGGTCCTCCTCGGCGGTTGCCACCTGGGCGCCGCCACGACGGTCGTCAACTGGCGCCTGGCGGGCGATGAGCTCGACTACGTCCTCAACGACTGCGGCGCCAGGATCGTGTTCGTCGGCCACCAGCTCCTCGACCAGCTCGCACTCGTGCGCGACCGCCTGGAGCACGTCGAGAAGATCGTCGTGGTCGGCGGTGAGGACGACGAGCTGGAGGCGTGGCTGGCCGCCGGGACCCCGACCGACCGGCAGCCCGGCGTCGAACCCGGTGACGTGTGCGTCGTGATGTACAGCTCCGGCACGACCGGGCGGCCCAAGGGCGTCCAGCTGACCCAGTCCGCGATGGTCGAGCACAGCCTCAACGGCGCGGGCGACACCCGCTACGACGACGGCGACATGCTGCTCGTCGCGATGCCGATGTTCCACGTGGGCGGCACGTCGTACGCCCTTCTCGGCCCTGCGCTCGGTGTGCCGGGCTACATCGTCCCGGAGGTTGAGGCCTCGCTCATGGCCGCCGGGATCATGGCCGGGGCGACGCATGCGTTCCTGGTGCCTGCCGTCGTCGCGGCCCTCGTCGCGGCGGGCCCGCAGGCCATGGCGCTGTTCGGCCGGCTCAAGGCGGTCGGCTACGGGGCCGCACCGATGCCCCTGCCGGTGCTGCGGGCCGCTCTGGACGCGTGGCCTGACACCGAGTTCCAACAGGTCTACGGCATGACGGAGTTCGGTGGCGTCATCACGGTCCTCGACGATGCCGCGCACCGCGACGACGAGCACCCCGAGCGCCTGGTGTCGGCGGGTCGCCCGGTCCCCAAGGCCGAGATGCGGATCGTGGACCCCACGACGCTCGAGGACGTCCCTGCGGGCCGCTCGGGCGAGGTCTGGTTCCGGACCCCGCAGGCGACCATCGGCTACATCGGCCGCCCCGAGGCCACCGCGGAGCTCATCACCCCCGACGGCTGGATCCGTACGGGCGATCTCGGGCGGGTCGACGAGGACGGCTTCTTGTTCATCGAGGACCGGCTCAAGGACATGATCATCACCGGCGGCGAGAACGTGTACTCGCCCGAGGTCGAGCGCGTCCTCGCCGAGCACCCGGCCGTGGCCGAGATCGCGATCATCGGGGTCCCGGACGACCGCTGGGGCGAGACGGTCAAGGCGGTCGTCGCGTTCCGGCCAGGGGCGTCCGCGACCGCGGACGAGCTGATCGCCTTCGCGAGGGAGCGGCTCGCGGGCTACAAGGTGCCGTCGTCGATCGACGTGGTGGAGGCGCTCCCGCGCAATCCGTCGGGCAAGATCCTCAAGCGCGATCTGCGCAAGCCCTACTGGGGCGACGGCTCGCGCCAGGTGTGA
- a CDS encoding SRPBCC family protein — MSTDTITVQRTILAPPERIFALLSDASRHSEFDGSGTVRGTRESSQPLRHGSRFGMAMHMGVGYRTTNEVVEFEQDRRIAWRTTGFKGLIGGRVWRYELEPVGGGTLVTETWDISRDRQRFFLAHSKMPAATKVAMRRTLDRLAAQLEEQSPAGNA, encoded by the coding sequence ATGAGCACCGACACGATCACCGTCCAGCGCACGATCCTGGCACCGCCGGAGCGCATCTTCGCACTGCTGTCGGACGCCTCCCGGCACAGCGAGTTCGACGGATCGGGAACCGTCCGTGGCACCCGCGAGTCGTCGCAGCCGCTGAGGCACGGCTCGAGGTTCGGCATGGCGATGCACATGGGCGTGGGCTACCGCACGACCAATGAGGTCGTCGAGTTCGAGCAGGACAGGCGCATCGCGTGGCGGACGACCGGGTTCAAGGGACTCATCGGCGGTCGGGTCTGGCGCTACGAGCTCGAGCCCGTCGGCGGCGGGACCCTGGTGACCGAGACGTGGGACATCTCCCGGGACCGGCAGCGGTTCTTCCTCGCGCACAGCAAGATGCCGGCGGCCACCAAGGTCGCCATGCGCAGGACGCTCGACCGCCTCGCGGCCCAGCTGGAGGAGCAGAGCCCCGCCGGCAACGCGTGA
- the purF gene encoding amidophosphoribosyltransferase, protein MPRGDGRLTHDLDPQDAGPQDACGVFGVWAPGEEVAKLTYFGLYALQHRGQESAGIAVSNGRQILVYKDMGLVSQVFDEATLESLKGEVAIGHARYSTTGSSVWHNAQPTFRPTAAGSVALGHNGNLTNTAELAALLRARDAEAGRDSGKGETATSDTAVMASLLASYPDRSVEEAALEVLPQLRGAFSLVFMDEGTLYAARDPQGIRPLVLGRLERGWVVASETAALDIVGASFIREIQPGEFIAIDENGLRAERFAKAEPKGCIFEYVYLARPDTTISDQRVFSVRAEIGRRLAREFPVEADLVIPVPESGTPAAIGYAEESGIPFGHGLVKNSYVGRTFIQPSQTLRQLGIRLKLNPLRDVIAGKRLVVVDDSIVRGNTQRALVRMLREFGAAEVHVRISSPPVKWPCFYGIDFASRAELIANGISVDEICRSVGADSLAYISLDQLVESTNVPKDDLCRACFDGIYPVALPDDDVIGKHLLEVQDQLPLEVIQ, encoded by the coding sequence GTGCCCCGCGGAGATGGACGCCTCACCCACGATCTCGATCCCCAGGACGCCGGACCCCAGGACGCCTGCGGCGTGTTCGGTGTCTGGGCGCCGGGCGAAGAAGTCGCCAAGCTGACCTACTTCGGTCTGTACGCCCTGCAGCACCGCGGGCAGGAGTCGGCCGGCATCGCCGTCAGCAACGGCCGCCAGATCCTGGTCTACAAGGACATGGGACTCGTCTCCCAGGTGTTCGACGAGGCGACACTGGAGTCGCTCAAGGGTGAGGTCGCGATCGGCCACGCGCGCTACTCCACGACCGGCTCGAGCGTCTGGCACAACGCGCAGCCGACGTTCAGGCCGACGGCTGCGGGATCGGTCGCCCTCGGCCACAACGGCAACCTGACCAACACCGCCGAGCTCGCGGCCCTGCTCCGTGCCCGCGACGCCGAGGCCGGCCGCGACTCCGGCAAGGGCGAGACGGCCACGTCGGACACCGCGGTGATGGCGTCCTTGCTGGCGTCCTATCCGGACCGCTCGGTCGAGGAGGCCGCGCTGGAGGTGCTGCCGCAGCTGCGCGGCGCGTTCTCGCTGGTCTTCATGGACGAGGGCACGCTCTACGCCGCCCGCGACCCGCAGGGCATCCGCCCGCTGGTCCTCGGACGTCTCGAGCGCGGGTGGGTCGTCGCGAGCGAGACCGCGGCGCTCGACATCGTCGGCGCCTCCTTCATCCGCGAGATCCAGCCCGGCGAGTTCATCGCGATCGACGAGAACGGCCTGCGTGCCGAACGCTTCGCAAAGGCCGAGCCCAAGGGCTGCATCTTCGAGTACGTCTACCTGGCCCGCCCGGACACCACGATCTCCGACCAGCGGGTGTTCTCGGTGCGCGCGGAGATCGGCCGTCGCCTGGCCCGCGAGTTCCCGGTCGAGGCGGACCTGGTCATCCCGGTCCCGGAGTCGGGCACCCCGGCCGCGATCGGCTACGCCGAGGAGTCGGGCATCCCGTTCGGCCACGGTCTGGTCAAGAACTCCTACGTGGGGCGCACCTTCATCCAGCCCTCCCAGACGCTGCGCCAGCTCGGCATCCGGCTCAAGCTCAACCCGCTGCGTGACGTCATCGCGGGCAAGCGGCTGGTGGTCGTCGACGACTCCATCGTCCGCGGCAACACCCAGCGCGCGCTCGTGCGGATGCTGCGCGAGTTCGGCGCGGCCGAGGTGCACGTGCGCATCTCGTCGCCGCCGGTCAAGTGGCCCTGCTTCTACGGCATCGACTTCGCGTCCCGCGCCGAGCTGATCGCCAACGGCATCTCGGTCGACGAGATCTGCCGCTCGGTCGGCGCGGACTCGCTGGCGTACATCTCGCTCGACCAGCTCGTCGAGTCCACCAACGTGCCGAAGGACGACCTGTGCCGGGCCTGCTTCGACGGCATCTATCCCGTTGCACTCCCCGATGATGATGTGATCGGCAAACATCTCCTCGAGGTCCAGGACCAGCTGCCGCTCGAGGTCATCCAGTGA
- the purM gene encoding phosphoribosylformylglycinamidine cyclo-ligase: protein MNDAPRISYASAGVSIEEGDRAVELMKEWVEKARRPEVVGGIGGFAGLFDASALKAYDRPLLATSADGVGTKVQIAQRMDKHDTIGFDLVGMLVDDLVVCGAEPLFMTDYIATGKVVPERIADIVKGIAQACAESGTALLGGETAEHPGLLGVDEYDIAGSTTGVVEADALLGPELVRPGDVVIAMASSGLHSNGYSLVRHVFFAPADQGGAGWSLDRHVPEFGRTLGEELLTPTRLYTLPCLALAKDVEVHAMSHITGGGLAANLARVVPSTVSVRVDRSTWSPQPVFGLVGSLGGVAQEDLDLALNMGVGMVALVAPDAADAAIRLLAEHGVQAWIAGDVADAGVHGDGGTVTLTGAHR from the coding sequence GTGAACGACGCCCCCCGCATCTCCTACGCCAGCGCCGGCGTCTCGATCGAAGAGGGCGACCGCGCGGTCGAGCTCATGAAGGAGTGGGTCGAGAAGGCCCGGCGTCCCGAGGTCGTGGGTGGCATCGGTGGCTTCGCAGGACTGTTCGACGCCTCGGCCCTCAAGGCGTACGACCGCCCGCTGCTCGCGACGTCCGCAGACGGCGTCGGCACGAAGGTGCAGATCGCCCAGCGCATGGACAAGCACGACACGATCGGCTTCGACCTCGTCGGCATGCTCGTGGACGACCTGGTCGTCTGCGGTGCCGAGCCGTTGTTCATGACCGACTACATCGCGACCGGCAAGGTCGTCCCCGAGCGCATCGCCGACATCGTCAAGGGCATCGCCCAGGCGTGTGCGGAGTCGGGCACCGCGCTGCTCGGCGGCGAGACCGCCGAGCACCCCGGCCTGCTGGGTGTCGACGAGTACGACATCGCGGGGTCCACGACCGGCGTGGTGGAGGCCGATGCCCTGCTCGGTCCCGAGCTCGTGCGCCCCGGCGACGTCGTCATCGCGATGGCGTCGAGCGGACTGCACTCCAACGGCTACTCCCTGGTGCGGCACGTCTTCTTCGCGCCGGCGGACCAGGGCGGAGCGGGCTGGAGCCTGGACCGGCACGTGCCCGAGTTCGGGCGCACCCTCGGCGAGGAGCTGCTGACGCCGACGCGTCTGTACACGCTGCCCTGCCTGGCGCTGGCCAAGGACGTCGAGGTGCATGCGATGTCGCACATCACCGGGGGCGGTCTCGCGGCCAATCTCGCCCGGGTCGTGCCGAGCACCGTGTCGGTGCGGGTCGACCGGTCGACGTGGTCGCCGCAGCCGGTCTTCGGGCTCGTGGGCTCGCTCGGCGGCGTCGCGCAGGAGGATCTCGACCTCGCCCTCAACATGGGCGTCGGCATGGTCGCGCTGGTCGCGCCGGATGCCGCGGATGCGGCGATCCGACTGCTGGCCGAGCACGGCGTGCAGGCGTGGATCGCCGGTGACGTGGCCGACGCAGGGGTCCACGGCGACGGCGGAACGGTCACCCTCACGGGCGCTCACCGCTGA
- a CDS encoding DUF3073 domain-containing protein has translation MGRGRAKAKQTKVARDLKYRTPDTDFNTLQRELHGESGDPIPEPYRDLEREDPAAS, from the coding sequence ATGGGCCGCGGCCGTGCGAAAGCCAAACAGACCAAAGTTGCGCGCGACTTGAAGTACCGGACGCCCGACACTGACTTCAACACCTTGCAGCGAGAGCTACACGGCGAATCGGGTGACCCCATCCCCGAGCCGTACCGCGATCTCGAGCGCGAAGACCCGGCCGCCAGCTGA
- a CDS encoding Glu/Leu/Phe/Val dehydrogenase dimerization domain-containing protein, translated as MTVSSSNPSPFGSQHEQVVFCHDEATGLKAIIAIYSTALGPALGGTRFYPYASEQEALTDVLNLSQGMAYKNALAGLDLGGGKAVIIGDPATLKTEALLRAYGRFVQTLGGRYFTACDVGTFSADMDQIARESRYVTGRTVEHGGAGDSSVLTAFGVYQGMRASAQHLWDDTSLAGKRIGVAGVGKVGRHLVGHLVDEGAEVVVTDPYEPAVTSLLETYPGVRAVADTDALIREPLDVYAPCALGGALNDESIEALTATIVCGAANNQLAHDGIEKRLEERGITYAPDYCVNAGGVIQVADELDGFDFDRAKMRATKIFDTTLGVLQRAKSEGVPPSIAADRMAEQRMREVGRLRQIYVKS; from the coding sequence GTGACCGTCAGCAGCAGCAATCCCTCACCCTTTGGAAGCCAGCACGAGCAGGTGGTCTTCTGCCACGACGAGGCCACCGGCCTCAAGGCGATCATCGCGATCTACTCGACCGCCCTCGGCCCCGCCCTCGGCGGCACCCGCTTCTACCCCTACGCCTCGGAGCAGGAGGCGCTCACCGACGTCCTCAACCTGTCGCAGGGCATGGCCTACAAGAACGCCCTGGCCGGCCTCGACCTCGGCGGCGGCAAGGCCGTCATCATCGGCGACCCGGCGACGCTGAAGACCGAGGCGCTGCTGCGCGCGTACGGCCGCTTCGTGCAGACGCTGGGCGGTCGCTACTTCACGGCGTGCGACGTCGGCACGTTCTCGGCCGACATGGACCAGATCGCCCGCGAGAGCCGGTACGTCACGGGTCGCACGGTCGAGCACGGTGGCGCGGGCGACTCCTCGGTCCTGACCGCCTTCGGGGTCTACCAGGGCATGCGGGCCTCGGCCCAGCACCTGTGGGACGACACGTCGCTGGCCGGCAAGCGCATCGGCGTGGCCGGCGTGGGCAAGGTGGGACGCCACCTGGTCGGACACCTCGTGGACGAGGGCGCGGAGGTCGTCGTGACCGATCCGTACGAGCCGGCCGTCACCTCGCTCCTCGAGACGTACCCGGGCGTGCGGGCGGTCGCCGACACCGACGCGCTCATCCGCGAGCCGCTGGACGTCTACGCCCCGTGCGCGCTGGGCGGCGCGCTCAACGACGAGTCGATCGAGGCGCTGACCGCAACGATCGTGTGCGGTGCGGCCAACAACCAGCTCGCACACGACGGCATCGAGAAGCGGCTCGAGGAGCGCGGCATCACCTACGCGCCGGACTACTGCGTCAACGCGGGCGGTGTCATCCAGGTCGCGGACGAGCTGGACGGCTTCGACTTCGATCGGGCCAAGATGCGCGCGACCAAGATCTTCGACACCACCCTGGGCGTGCTGCAGCGCGCGAAGAGCGAGGGCGTGCCCCCGTCGATCGCCGCCGACCGCATGGCCGAGCAGCGCATGCGTGAGGTCGGCCGGCTCCGGCAGATCTACGTCAAGAGCTGA
- a CDS encoding NAD-dependent malic enzyme — translation MPAPSISYSITIRLEVPSGGSAISDLTTTVERAGGIVTALDVAASGADALRIDLTCAASDTEHSARVVDSLRELEDVDVLKVSDRTFLMHLGGVIETATKHPLRNRDDLSMIYTPGVARICQAIVADKEDARRLTVKRNSVAVVSDGSAVLGLGNIGPHAALPVMEGKAALFKSFADIDAWPIVLDTQDVDQIVETVAAISPGFAGINLEDISAPRCFEIEARLRERLDIPVFHDDQHGTAVVVLAALRNSLAVVGKDLAKARIVLVGAGAAGTAVLKVLLHAGAVDVTVCDVQGVVHSGREGMDPSLAWIAANTNDAGRTGTLREALPGADVFIGVSAPNLITAEDVEAMAPDSIVFALANPDPEIDPAVARRHAAVVATGRSDYPNQINNVLAFPGIFRGLLDAQSHGISMDVLIAAADAVADSVSPDELNANYVVPSVFHPDVHQRVASAVRTAAIAADASQHPEQAHHGR, via the coding sequence ATCCCCGCGCCCAGCATCTCGTACTCGATCACGATCCGGCTCGAGGTGCCGTCGGGCGGCTCGGCGATCAGCGATCTCACGACCACCGTGGAGCGGGCCGGCGGAATCGTCACCGCCCTGGACGTCGCGGCGTCCGGCGCGGACGCGTTGCGCATCGACCTCACGTGCGCCGCCTCCGACACCGAGCACTCGGCACGCGTCGTGGACAGCCTGCGCGAGCTCGAGGACGTCGACGTCCTCAAGGTGTCGGACCGCACGTTCCTCATGCACCTCGGCGGCGTGATCGAGACCGCGACGAAGCACCCGCTGCGCAACCGCGACGACCTCTCGATGATCTACACGCCCGGGGTCGCGCGGATCTGCCAGGCGATCGTCGCGGACAAGGAGGACGCGCGGCGGCTGACCGTCAAGCGCAACAGCGTCGCGGTCGTCTCGGACGGGTCAGCGGTGCTCGGCCTGGGCAACATCGGCCCGCACGCGGCGCTGCCGGTCATGGAGGGCAAGGCCGCGCTGTTCAAGAGCTTCGCGGACATCGACGCGTGGCCGATCGTCCTGGACACGCAGGACGTCGACCAGATCGTGGAGACCGTCGCCGCGATCTCGCCGGGCTTCGCGGGCATCAACCTCGAGGACATCTCGGCCCCCCGCTGCTTCGAGATCGAGGCCCGGCTGCGCGAGCGCCTCGACATCCCCGTGTTCCACGACGACCAGCACGGCACCGCCGTGGTGGTCCTCGCGGCGCTGCGCAACTCGCTGGCGGTGGTCGGCAAGGACCTCGCGAAGGCGCGCATCGTCCTGGTGGGTGCCGGGGCGGCGGGCACCGCGGTCCTCAAGGTCCTGCTCCACGCCGGGGCGGTCGACGTGACCGTGTGCGACGTCCAGGGCGTGGTCCACAGCGGCCGCGAGGGCATGGACCCCTCGCTGGCCTGGATCGCCGCGAACACCAACGACGCGGGGCGTACGGGCACGCTGCGCGAGGCGCTGCCGGGTGCGGACGTGTTCATCGGCGTCAGCGCGCCCAACCTGATCACCGCCGAGGACGTCGAGGCGATGGCGCCGGACTCCATCGTGTTCGCCCTGGCCAATCCCGATCCGGAGATCGACCCGGCCGTGGCGCGCCGGCACGCAGCGGTCGTGGCCACCGGCCGCTCGGACTACCCCAACCAGATCAACAACGTGCTGGCGTTCCCCGGCATCTTCCGTGGACTGCTCGACGCCCAGTCGCACGGCATCAGCATGGACGTGCTGATCGCCGCTGCCGACGCCGTGGCCGACTCGGTGTCGCCCGACGAGCTCAACGCGAACTACGTCGTCCCGAGCGTCTTCCACCCGGACGTGCACCAGCGCGTCGCCTCGGCCGTACGCACGGCAGCGATTGCGGCAGATGCCTCACAGCACCCAGAACAGGCCCACCACGGTCGGTAG
- a CDS encoding MarR family winged helix-turn-helix transcriptional regulator: MTTRDPLALEEQVCFALAVASREVVASYRSVLEPLGLTHPQYLVMLALWQHDEISVKGLSELLHLDPGTLSPLLKRLEAAGLVSRSRSTSDERTLAIRVTDEGRALRHRALEVPTTMLTRLGMSADDLTTTNAVLHRIIDAAHGSVTA; encoded by the coding sequence ATGACGACCCGTGATCCGCTCGCCCTCGAGGAGCAGGTGTGCTTCGCCCTCGCCGTGGCCTCCCGCGAGGTCGTCGCGTCGTACCGCAGCGTGCTGGAGCCGCTCGGCCTCACCCACCCGCAGTACCTCGTGATGCTGGCCCTGTGGCAGCACGACGAGATCTCGGTGAAGGGGCTCAGCGAGCTGCTCCATCTCGACCCCGGCACGCTGTCCCCGCTGCTCAAGCGCCTGGAGGCCGCCGGACTCGTCAGCCGGTCCCGGTCGACCAGCGACGAGCGGACACTGGCCATCCGCGTCACGGACGAGGGCCGCGCGCTGCGCCACCGGGCGCTCGAGGTCCCGACCACGATGCTGACCCGTCTCGGCATGTCCGCGGACGACCTCACCACCACCAACGCCGTCCTCCACCGCATCATCGATGCCGCCCACGGAAGCGTGACCGCATGA